The segment CCGTGGCGGTTGAATAGATCATGATGGAATTCCTTGTTGTTGGGGTTGCGTATTGCCTGTGCCGTCAGGCCGAGGCCGCGATCTTGGAGGCGAAGTCGCGATAGGAGCGCAGGGGACGGCCCAGGAGCGCGGTCAGGAAGTTGGCCTTCGCGGTATCGCGGACGAGAGCGCGCACATCGGCGCCACGCTTCACGAGTTGATCGACAACCTGGCGGCCGACTGTGCCGGTTGCGCCGGTAACGAGGATGGTCATGGGGAGCACTCCGGGTTCGAGGCAGAAGACACCGTGTAAATTAGCGATCCACCGCTGGGCCGACAGATGTTATCTTTGGACGGACCGTCTCACTGGTGGAACGGTCTCCCTGGTGGAACGAATGGATCTGCTCGCCCTCGCTGATTTCAATCTCGTCGCCCGGCACGGAGGGTTCGGACGAGCCGCACGCGCCGCTGGGCGCCCGAAG is part of the Cystobacter ferrugineus genome and harbors:
- a CDS encoding NmrA family NAD(P)-binding protein, giving the protein MTILVTGATGTVGRQVVDQLVKRGADVRALVRDTAKANFLTALLGRPLRSYRDFASKIAASA